In one window of Ruminococcus hominis DNA:
- a CDS encoding thiamine diphosphokinase, producing MNRRTVVVSGGMLDEEFTLQILKSEETEYIVAADHGLEFLYKHGIKPDYIVGDFDSTSEEIVNYYKTETKVPIRQFNPVKDASDTEIALRLCLNMGRKNIVILGGTGTRIDHIWANVQSLKIAKDAGAEACLMDAHNRIRLLDESNIIRKSEAFGPYFSVFPLDGEIIDFNITGAKYPLQHHTLMPFDSLCVSNEWEEEEVEITFPVGNVILMETRD from the coding sequence ATGAATAGACGAACAGTAGTTGTCAGCGGTGGAATGTTAGACGAAGAATTCACGTTGCAAATTTTAAAGAGCGAAGAAACCGAATACATTGTTGCGGCAGATCATGGATTAGAATTCCTATATAAGCATGGAATTAAGCCAGATTATATTGTTGGAGATTTTGACAGCACATCAGAAGAAATTGTAAATTATTACAAGACAGAAACAAAAGTGCCAATTCGGCAGTTTAATCCGGTAAAAGATGCATCTGATACCGAAATCGCACTTCGCTTGTGCCTCAATATGGGAAGAAAAAATATTGTAATACTTGGAGGAACAGGTACCCGTATCGATCATATCTGGGCAAATGTACAGAGCTTGAAGATAGCAAAGGATGCGGGGGCAGAAGCATGTCTGATGGATGCACATAATCGAATCCGTTTGTTAGATGAATCGAACATAATTCGAAAGTCAGAAGCATTTGGCCCATATTTTTCAGTTTTTCCATTAGACGGAGAGATTATAGATTTTAATATAACAGGGGCAAAATATCCACTGCAGCATCATACATTAATGCCGTTTGACAGTCTGTGTGTCAGTAATGAGTGGGAAGAGGAAGAAGTCGAAATCACATTTCCGGTGGGAAATGTAATTTTGATGGAGACAAGAGATTGA